aatatatttgtacttTTTCAGTATTTCAAAAAGGATGATTTCTACTACTGTTACGACCcaaataaaatgtgtaaaactggtgatatcgttttaattaaagctCTTCCTCAGAAAATGactaaattaataacacaTGCAGTGGAAGAGGTAGTATATCCATTTGGGGATGTAACTGATCCAGTCACAGGCAAAAAAGTAGCCAAAGAAAGATACCGTGAAGATGTTGATCGACAGTCTGAACTTTACGGGAAGTTAGATTCTGGCTTTGATTATAAAAAGGCACCTCCCAGAGGTTGGCAAGAAGGAAAGAAAGATTTCACATCAAAACCTACATATACAAGGTTTCATGTTTTTGATGAAAATGATCCTTAttccatttaaatattacctgGACCTTATTGTAGCATAATTTaagtagataataaaaatgattaaaatatgaatactgaattttttttatgcacaaaatatattttattgggaaaattaatagatttaactataaaagacaatttatttaaccATATGTATATTTCTAATTGATTGTGTTGACATCATTCCTGTGCTAAAAACTCTCTTTCTAAAGCAGCTCCCATTAGATTCCAGGAACTATCATCATCATCTGGTGGAATATCATCATCTGATGGAGGGGTTGATGGTCTGGGCCTTTTTTTGGGTCGATCTGGATCtttaaattagaatttaaacatatttattgataaaacctactttaaaagttagtaattgaATGAAATTCTTTAGTTCATAAATTggcattataaattataatgttaatattgtaatacagtatttaacaagatatttcaaaattggaaCTAACCTGTATCTGAATCActtgaattttctttttcttgtaatctgtaataacaaaaatacattagaCTTCAACAACTTCAAAAGCAGTTAAATAGacaactaaaaaataaatgtcctaATTACAAAAGTACCACATGTGATTATATTAGTGTAAATGAAAATCTATctcattaaataatacataaatctaCATAATATGGAGCAATGTACCTTTCCTGGGagatatttgtattttctaaAGCAAGTAATTTATCTTCAGAGAGATTttcttcatcatcatcatcatctacTGGTGGCTTGGCCTCTTCATCAGATGAACTCTCATCAGATTCATTAAAGATATCTTCTACCTAGAAAGTAAGCAAACTAAGTAACCCATTTTACCTTCCATTGTACactataatttcttttaacttGATAACTGTTCTGAAACTTAAAATTCTTGCTTAAAGAATTcaccataaaatatatacataactagcaaactcggcgaactccgtttcgccaccagatggcttcgttttatgtaacatttcgtttggtgatcccgtttttctgttgaaatttatcctgaattttctttgctataaacctcacggagcccgagacctttccaacgaatgcaaaaccgtggaaatcggttcgtgcgttctggagttatagcgtcaggaaggaaaacccgactaatttttatatagtagatgaAAAGAAACTCTTACTGAACTTTTCTGTATGCTCATAGAGTGCCGAGTCAAGTTGCTATACAACAGTTTTTtgatactaaaaaaaaaataatcttgcCTTACCTCTCTGTCCATATCAGCTATATCATCACTTGAAAATGACATTAGCGGGTTAATTGTGTCCATGAATCTTCCGGAAGGGGTGCGCTTGCGCATAGCAGGCGCAGGAGGGGCAGGGGGAGGACTGCTGCAGTGTGCGGGTGGGCGGCGTGCTAAGCTCTGTTGAGGGTAACGAGATTGTTACCTATGGCTTAGTTGTTAACATAACGGGAATTCAGAAGATCCCGAGTTCGtttccaaaataattttatactttagaGCACATTTAGTTCCATATTACTTGTACAAGGGCTATTTTAGTAATTTGATTAACCAACCAAATTAATAAGTATGACTagtaaatatagtaaataggTCTTCCACTATACCTGTCCTCCTCTTTGTAGAGGGTACAATCTTTCGTCTACTCTCTCCCACCTCTCAGCACACGCCCAGAGCCATTCTGGAGTAACGACGTGAACTTTTGTCTTAGCTTCACCCATTCTACGACTAGCGTTCACCTTTGCCGttcctataaaaatatatataatcgttttaattacaatattattaaacaaaaatgcaacaaaacatatataggaaatttaatgtttttgtagagtaaataaatcaatttcggACATCCAGGTTAGCTGTATACCCTACACCACGCAGGTTTTTTCTAATCATAACACAACCTTGACGCCATATTATAATCTATTATACCTGATCTGACAGCAACGAGATGAGTAGTTCTCTCTGTTAAATCCTGAGTGACCTCTGCCCCTAAGCTTTTGGCGACTAAATATGCTCTAGAAGTTTCCAATTTTTGATGAGTCGGAACTAGACCACTGAAAACAAGGCTGCTATTGGCTAGAACTTCACTCTTCACTTCAGGTATTATGAACTTTAGATCTGGTA
The Pieris napi chromosome 1, ilPieNapi1.2, whole genome shotgun sequence DNA segment above includes these coding regions:
- the LOC125049147 gene encoding 28S ribosomal protein S17, mitochondrial, whose product is MANKIKDAAKKFLLLGQCVPTVKQNATKIRVKRLELDENLLMYFKKDDFYYCYDPNKMCKTGDIVLIKALPQKMTKLITHAVEEVVYPFGDVTDPVTGKKVAKERYREDVDRQSELYGKLDSGFDYKKAPPRGWQEGKKDFTSKPTYTRFHVFDENDPYSI